A part of Ziziphus jujuba cultivar Dongzao chromosome 8, ASM3175591v1 genomic DNA contains:
- the LOC107414601 gene encoding abscisic acid receptor PYL8, with amino-acid sequence MNGNVDGVVVGNGGIGGVESEYIRRHHKREVGDNQCSSALVKHIKAPVHLVWSLVRRFDQPQKYKPFISRCVVQGNLEIGSLREVDVKSGLPATTSTERLELLDDDEHILRIRIIGGDHRLRNYSSVISLHPEIIDGRPGTLVIESFVVDVPEGNTKDETCYFVEALIKCNLKSLADVSERLAIQDRTEPIDRI; translated from the exons ATGAATGGGAATGTGGATGGAGTGGTGGTTGGGAATGGTGGAATTGGGGGAGTGGAAAGTGAGTACATTAGGAGGCACCACAAGCGCGAAGTGGGTGATAATCAGTGTAGCTCCGCTCTCGTCAAGCACATCAAAGCCCCTGTTCATTTG GTTTGGTCTCTGGTGAGGCGCTTTGATCAACCACAAAAGTATAAGCCGTTCATCAGCAGGTGTGTTGTGCAGGGAAACCTTGAGATTGGAAGTCTCAGAGAAGTAGATGTCAAGTCTGGGCTTCCTGCCACTACAAGTACCGAAAGATTGGAACTTCTTGATGATGATGAGCATATCCTCAGGATTAGGATAATTGGCGGGGATCACAGGCTTAGG aACTACTCTTCAGTCATCTCTCTCCATCCAGAGATTATTGATGGAAGACCAGGGACATTGGTGATTGAATCATTTGTGGTGGATGTGCCTGAAGGAAACACCAAGGATGAAACCTGCTACTTTGTCGAAGCCTTGATCAAGTGCAATCTCAAATCACTTGCAGATGTCTCTGAGCGGCTTGCAATACAGGACCGGACTGAGCCCATCGATCGGATCTGA
- the LOC107414567 gene encoding uncharacterized protein LOC107414567 isoform X1 produces the protein MVKLASAREVRMYGPRLSRNRTEYMNAGLYVFATVVLLGGFVAELSKEPKSGLVLLMIALVVIMMVNLHDLLAHLAGIDYRLTLMEFDIQLALVEFAVPLLQALGSLLFFLGVLFLFIQEYKGRVQSKLEKHALNMLIAGPVLWVVGSIHNSCQIYERADGHVQILQQGVHIPFLTGSVLFLVGAILNAHEQAGLNHHGLQLLGKCWIWVGIFGSLLFVIGGFMNVVKVFKMQQVDDLRLEKLRGGAHERLINERDGQVPLILEDQRRIKKHIAAEEPKVALPLPTPYKDVLIGQTHQNVV, from the exons ATGGTGAAGCTAGCTTCGGCTCGAGAGGTCCGAATGTACGGACCAAGGCTGTCTCGGAACCGTACGGAGTACATGAACGCTGGGCTTTATGTGTTCGCCACGGTGGTTCTTCTCGGTGGTTTCGTGGCCGAGCTATCGAAGGAGCCGAAATCGGGTCTGGTTCTTTTGATGATAGCGTTGGTGGTTATAATGATGGTGAATTTGCATGATCTGCTTGCGCATCTGGCTGGGATCGATTACCGCTTGACGTTGATGGAGTTTGATATACAGCTTGCTCTCGTTGAGTTCGCCGTTCCTCTGCTTCAAGCATTGGGCTCCCTTCTTTTCTTCCTTGGagttcttttccttttcattcaG GAATATAAAGGACGAGTACAGTCTAAGTTAGAAAAACATGCATTAAACATGCTGATTGCTGGTCCTGTTCTATGGGTGGTTGGATCAATCCACAACTCGTGCCAAATCTACGAGAGAGCTGATGGCCATGTCCAAATCTTACAACAAGGTGTCCACATTCCTTTCTTAACAGGTAGTGTTCTGTTCTTGGTGGGTGCCATTCTCAATGCCCATGAACAAGCTGGTCTCAACCATCATGGTCTCCAACTACTG GGGAAGTGTTGGATATGGGTTGGCATCTTTGGGAGCTTGTTGTTTGTGATAGGGGGATTCATGAATGTGGTAAAAGTCTTTAAGATGCAACAGGTTGATGATCTACGGCTGGAAAAACTTCGAGGAGGAGCACATGAGAGACTAATCAATGAGAGGGACGGCCAAGTCCCTCTCATACTAGAAGATCAGAGGAGGATAAAAAAGCATATAGCTGCTGAGGAACCTAAAGTAGCACTACCACTTCCAACTCCTTACAAAGATGTCCTTATTGGCCAGACTCATCAAAATGTGGTTTag
- the LOC107414567 gene encoding uncharacterized protein LOC107414567 isoform X2: protein MVKLASAREVRMYGPRLSRNRTEYMNAGLYVFATVVLLGGFVAELSKEPKSGLVLLMIALVVIMMVNLHDLLAHLAGIDYRLTLMEFDIQLALVEFAVPLLQALGSLLFFLGVLFLFIQEYKGRVQSKLEKHALNMLIAGPVLWVVGSIHNSCQIYERADGHVQILQQGVHIPFLTGEVLDMGWHLWELVVCDRGIHECGKSL, encoded by the exons ATGGTGAAGCTAGCTTCGGCTCGAGAGGTCCGAATGTACGGACCAAGGCTGTCTCGGAACCGTACGGAGTACATGAACGCTGGGCTTTATGTGTTCGCCACGGTGGTTCTTCTCGGTGGTTTCGTGGCCGAGCTATCGAAGGAGCCGAAATCGGGTCTGGTTCTTTTGATGATAGCGTTGGTGGTTATAATGATGGTGAATTTGCATGATCTGCTTGCGCATCTGGCTGGGATCGATTACCGCTTGACGTTGATGGAGTTTGATATACAGCTTGCTCTCGTTGAGTTCGCCGTTCCTCTGCTTCAAGCATTGGGCTCCCTTCTTTTCTTCCTTGGagttcttttccttttcattcaG GAATATAAAGGACGAGTACAGTCTAAGTTAGAAAAACATGCATTAAACATGCTGATTGCTGGTCCTGTTCTATGGGTGGTTGGATCAATCCACAACTCGTGCCAAATCTACGAGAGAGCTGATGGCCATGTCCAAATCTTACAACAAGGTGTCCACATTCCTTTCTTAACAG GGGAAGTGTTGGATATGGGTTGGCATCTTTGGGAGCTTGTTGTTTGTGATAGGGGGATTCATGAATGTGGTAAAAGTCTTTAA
- the LOC107414600 gene encoding polypyrimidine tract-binding protein homolog 2 isoform X1, translating into MASVSSQPQFRYTQPPSKVLHLRNLPWECAEEELIELGKPFGKVVNTKCNVGANRNQAFIEFADLNQAIAMITFYASSSEPAQVRGKTVYLQYSNRQEIVNNKTAADVAGNVLLVTIEGADARLVSIDVLHLVFSAFGFVHKITTFEKTAGFQALVQFSDAETATSAKSALDGRSIPRYLLPEHVGPCTLRITYSGHTDLSVKFQSHRSRDYTNPYLPVAPSAIDGSSQFTVGLDGKKLEPESNVLLASIENMQYAVTLDVLHMVFSAFGTVQKIAMFDKNGGVQALIQYPDVQTAVVAKEALEGHCIYDGGFCKLHISYSRHTDLSIKVNNDRSRDYTIPNVPMVNAQPSILGQQPVPAVTPTQQYAGPQFAPAEQGVMPQPSAGWGSTVPAVPQSMPGQMLSHPYMPPPGTVPPQIGPGMMQLPSQGSLPPQTMVAPYRPDQMQ; encoded by the exons ATGGCATCCGTGTCTAGTCAGCCACAGTTCCGCTACACCCAACCACCATCCAAGGTGCTTCATTTGAGAAACTTGCCGTGGGAGTGCGCGGAGGAGGAGCTGATCGAACTGGGGAAGCCGTTTGGTAAAGTTGTGAACACAAAGTGCAATGTTGGAGCAAATAGGAATCAGGCATTTATTGAATTT GCAGATTTAAATCAAGCTATTGCAATGATAACTTTTTATGCCTCATCCTCGGAGCCTGCTCAAGTTCGGGGAAAAACTGTCTACTTACAGTATTCCAATAGGCAGGaaatagtaaacaacaaaaCTGCTGCGGATGTTGCTGGAAATGTACTGTTGGTAACAATAGAGGGTGCAGATGCTCGCCTTGTGAGCATTGATGTTCTGCACTTG GTATTTTCCGCTTTTGGATTTGTGCATAAGATTACCACCTTCGAGAAAACAGCTGGATTCCAG GCACTAGTGCAATTTTCAGATGCAGAAACCGCCACTTCAGCAAAAAGTGCCCTGGATGGAAGAAGCATCCCTAG GTATCTGCTTCCAGAGCATGTTGGACCATGTACCCTTAGGATCACATATTCTGGACATACAGATTTGAGTGTGAAATTTCAAAGTCACAGGAGCAG GGACTACACTAATCCTTACCTTCCTGTTGCTCCATCAGCTATAGATGGAAGTAGTCAG TTCACTGTGGGTTTGGATGGAAAGAAACTAGAACCTGAGAGCAACGTGCTACTTGCATCGATTGAAAATATGCAGTATGCTGTCACCTTGGATGTTTTACACATG GTCTTTTCTGCTTTTGGAACTGTTCAAAAGATTGCCATGTTTGATAAGAATGGAGGAGTTCAGGCTTTGATTCAGTATCCTG ATGTTCAAACTGCTGTTGTTGCTAAAGAAGCCTTAGAAGGACATTGCATTTATGATGGAGGGTTTTGCAAGCTCCATATCTCATATTCACGCCACACAGACCTCAGTATTAAG GTCAACAATGATCGGAGCAGAGATTATACAATCCCTAACGTTCCCATGGTGAACGCGCAGCCCTCTATTTTGGGTCAACAGCCTGTTCCAGCTGTGACTCCAACTCAACAGTACGCTGGTCCTCAGTTTGCTCCAGCTGAGCAGGGCGTGATGCCTCAGCCTTCAGCTGGATGGGGCTCAACAGTTCCAGCAGTACCTCAGTCGATGCCAGGACAGATGCTTAGCCATCCTTATATGCCACCGCCTGGGACTGTGCCTCCTCAAATTGGCCCTGGAATGATGCAGTTGCCAAGCCAGGGTAGCCTACCACCACAGACAATGGTGGCCCCCTATCGTCCCGATCAGATGCAATAA
- the LOC107414600 gene encoding polypyrimidine tract-binding protein homolog 2 isoform X2, whose amino-acid sequence MITFYASSSEPAQVRGKTVYLQYSNRQEIVNNKTAADVAGNVLLVTIEGADARLVSIDVLHLVFSAFGFVHKITTFEKTAGFQALVQFSDAETATSAKSALDGRSIPRYLLPEHVGPCTLRITYSGHTDLSVKFQSHRSRDYTNPYLPVAPSAIDGSSQFTVGLDGKKLEPESNVLLASIENMQYAVTLDVLHMVFSAFGTVQKIAMFDKNGGVQALIQYPDVQTAVVAKEALEGHCIYDGGFCKLHISYSRHTDLSIKVNNDRSRDYTIPNVPMVNAQPSILGQQPVPAVTPTQQYAGPQFAPAEQGVMPQPSAGWGSTVPAVPQSMPGQMLSHPYMPPPGTVPPQIGPGMMQLPSQGSLPPQTMVAPYRPDQMQ is encoded by the exons ATGATAACTTTTTATGCCTCATCCTCGGAGCCTGCTCAAGTTCGGGGAAAAACTGTCTACTTACAGTATTCCAATAGGCAGGaaatagtaaacaacaaaaCTGCTGCGGATGTTGCTGGAAATGTACTGTTGGTAACAATAGAGGGTGCAGATGCTCGCCTTGTGAGCATTGATGTTCTGCACTTG GTATTTTCCGCTTTTGGATTTGTGCATAAGATTACCACCTTCGAGAAAACAGCTGGATTCCAG GCACTAGTGCAATTTTCAGATGCAGAAACCGCCACTTCAGCAAAAAGTGCCCTGGATGGAAGAAGCATCCCTAG GTATCTGCTTCCAGAGCATGTTGGACCATGTACCCTTAGGATCACATATTCTGGACATACAGATTTGAGTGTGAAATTTCAAAGTCACAGGAGCAG GGACTACACTAATCCTTACCTTCCTGTTGCTCCATCAGCTATAGATGGAAGTAGTCAG TTCACTGTGGGTTTGGATGGAAAGAAACTAGAACCTGAGAGCAACGTGCTACTTGCATCGATTGAAAATATGCAGTATGCTGTCACCTTGGATGTTTTACACATG GTCTTTTCTGCTTTTGGAACTGTTCAAAAGATTGCCATGTTTGATAAGAATGGAGGAGTTCAGGCTTTGATTCAGTATCCTG ATGTTCAAACTGCTGTTGTTGCTAAAGAAGCCTTAGAAGGACATTGCATTTATGATGGAGGGTTTTGCAAGCTCCATATCTCATATTCACGCCACACAGACCTCAGTATTAAG GTCAACAATGATCGGAGCAGAGATTATACAATCCCTAACGTTCCCATGGTGAACGCGCAGCCCTCTATTTTGGGTCAACAGCCTGTTCCAGCTGTGACTCCAACTCAACAGTACGCTGGTCCTCAGTTTGCTCCAGCTGAGCAGGGCGTGATGCCTCAGCCTTCAGCTGGATGGGGCTCAACAGTTCCAGCAGTACCTCAGTCGATGCCAGGACAGATGCTTAGCCATCCTTATATGCCACCGCCTGGGACTGTGCCTCCTCAAATTGGCCCTGGAATGATGCAGTTGCCAAGCCAGGGTAGCCTACCACCACAGACAATGGTGGCCCCCTATCGTCCCGATCAGATGCAATAA